Genomic window (Sulfuricurvum sp. IAE1):
TCACATTCACGGAGGATTTGGAGGGAGATTGTCGATATGCGATGGCAATCCTTCCGGGGGAGGATGAAGAGCAAATCAATGTTTCTCCCAACATCACAGAAGAAGCCGGACATGGAATGAGGCCGTTTTGGTACGACGGAAGCGGTATGCGGAAAGTTTCCGATTTCGACAATTTTGTTGAGGTCTTCGGGACCGATGATGAATTCTTTCAAGAGGTAAAAGCGATAGCTGCATCCGAGGATCTTGTCTTTTTCCCGCAATATCTTTGTCTTGACGAGCAGGAGGTGGACCCGACTACGCTCATCCCCCATGTGTCAGAGGTTAAGGTGGTGACAAAATGACAAGCCAAAAGCTTGAACCGTTCGGAAACGTAAAAGCCGACCTCTTTTATTGGCTCAAAGAGTACCTTGGCAGCAAGATGTCCTCTCTTGAGATTGATGATGGATTTGCGATTACCTTTAACAGAGCAGCAAATAAAGAGCGAATCGTAGCCTGTAAAGATGTAGCTGAATTGGATGAGGTAACGAGAGAGATCCGCCGCGAAGGGATGAAAAATCTCGGCATCTATTCAGTTGCAACCCTCGCATTTTACCGCTACGTCTTGACCAAAAAGAAAATCGAATCGATCAAAGAAATCGATACGTCTTTTCGGGATGAATACATTACCAAAAATCCCAACGGTCTCAAGCCCGGAACACTTAAAAGTTATCTCTTCCAGATCAATAGCCTTTTCAAATATGTTGAAGAGAACAGCGAGGATGAACATCGGTTTCATCTTGGCCGAACAAGGGGAGGGCGGAAGACCGTTTCTCCTATTCAGGAAGACGACAGAGAGATGGAGTATCTTGAGCCTGATGAGCTAAAGCGGTTCCTTGAGGCATTGGAGACGTATAAATATCAGCACGACAATCCGGCGCAAGTCCGGTTGATGATGAAGATTGCCTGCTATGCTGGCTTGCGCGTAGATGAGCTGCTTTCTTTGAAGGCATCGAACCTCTCTTTCGTCAGCGACCCAAGCCCACTGCTTGAGAGCGTTAAATACATGCGTATCGATCTTATCGGCAAAGGGAAAAAGCCAAGAACGGCCTACATCAAAGCTTCATTGATTCAGAAGGACTACGACGAGCACATGAAGCATCGGAAGTGTGGCATGGACTTTTTGTTTTGCAATCAAAACGGGGCAAAGTATAATAGTGGCGCACCGTATGATCAGCTCACGCGGATACTGAGATCGATCGGTATTGACAAAACGGGTATGCACATCCTCCGGCGCTCGTATGCAACATACCTTATGGCGCAAAATGTGGACTTCGCCATCATTTCAGAACTCCTCGGTCACAACGATGAAGAGGTCACAGAGCTGTATGTGAGGTTCACCAAAGACGGACTTCGCAAGATAGTTAAATATTGGGGTGATATTTAACGTAATTAATACTTTAATTCCTTGACATTGGCATCCATAAAAGGCTATAATTTAACACAAGGAATTAAAGTAGATAACCCATTAATTTTTAGGGAGTTGGAGATGGAAATGAAGTTTATTCACAAGTATAAAAGTTCACATATGAGCAAAAGAAAGGCTCTAAAAAAGAACATCAATAACTACAAGTGGGTTAAATTAAGCTCCAATTCCACTGGAATTTTAGTAGGAATAGTGACCTCTATGACAAAAGAGGAAAGGGAAAGATTTGGGATTCCTTTGGAAATTGATACTTCTATCGATACTGCAAAGTTTTACCTTAACGGCAAGATAAAAAATCGGCACGCTAGTATGCCGTGTTAATTTTTAGGAGGGAAGACAGATGGAACAAAGTTATATGGAAAAACCCCTTTGGTCTCAATATGAATGGGAAATAGAACCTACAAGAGCACACACACATGTTGGCAAGCCAAAAAATGATAAAAAAAACCATGTTTTTCTTGGTGGAAAAAGCCTTTGTGGTACACATTCTGATATCGATGTAAGCCTTTTGTTGGATACAGCAGAATATTCATTTGATAATGCGTGTGAAGAGTGCATGAAAATCTTTT
Coding sequences:
- a CDS encoding tyrosine-type recombinase/integrase, translating into MTSQKLEPFGNVKADLFYWLKEYLGSKMSSLEIDDGFAITFNRAANKERIVACKDVAELDEVTREIRREGMKNLGIYSVATLAFYRYVLTKKKIESIKEIDTSFRDEYITKNPNGLKPGTLKSYLFQINSLFKYVEENSEDEHRFHLGRTRGGRKTVSPIQEDDREMEYLEPDELKRFLEALETYKYQHDNPAQVRLMMKIACYAGLRVDELLSLKASNLSFVSDPSPLLESVKYMRIDLIGKGKKPRTAYIKASLIQKDYDEHMKHRKCGMDFLFCNQNGAKYNSGAPYDQLTRILRSIGIDKTGMHILRRSYATYLMAQNVDFAIISELLGHNDEEVTELYVRFTKDGLRKIVKYWGDI